In Amycolatopsis sp. FBCC-B4732, the genomic stretch CGCGGATCTCGCGTTCCTCGTCCTCGCCGGCGTCACCGTGGCCTGTGCCTGGTGGGTGCTGCGCCGGAAGCCCCTCCCCCTGGTGGTTTCCGTCGTCGGCACCCTCGTCGTCCTCGCCGCCTCCTCCGTCGCGACCGCCGCGCTGCCGCCCGACTCCTTCTTCCGCGAACCGCACTGGTCGTTCGGGCTCGTCGGGTGGCACCTGCTCGTCCTGCTCGCCGACCGCCTGCCCGCGTTGCTGACCGCGCTCGCGCTGCACGTCGGGGCCAGCGTTGCCCAGTTCCTGGTCGCCGGGCCCGTTGCGCGGACCGAGTTCGGGGATGCCGCCATCGTGCTGTTCGGCGTGACCGTCTTCCAGGTCGCCGTCGCCGGGCTGTTCGGGTTGCTCGACCGGCGCTCGAACGAAGCCGCCGCCGCGGCCGCCGAACGGGATCGGCTCGCCACCCGGGCCGCCGTTGCCGCGCAGGCCGGGGAGGCGCTGCGGACCGGGTTCGCCGAGCAGCTCGGGGCGACCCTGCCGTTGCTGGCCGGGCTCGCCGACGGGACCGTCGACCCCCGCACGGCCGAGGCGCGCGCCCGGTGCGGGCTCGCCGCCGCGCAGCTGCGGCGGCTCTTCGCCGAGAACGACGACGTGCCCGATCCGCTCGTGCACGAGGTCACCGCCTGCCTCGACGTCGCCGAGCGGCGCGGGGTCGCGGTGGCGCTCGCCGTCAGTGGTGATCCCGTCGACGTGCCGGCGCCCGCGCGGCGGGAGCTGACCGGGCCCGTGCTCACCGCGCTGGCCGCCGCCCGGACGCGGGCCCGGGTGAGCGTGCTGCGGACGCCCGAACTGGTCCGCGTCGCGGTCGTCGCGGACGGCACCTCCGAATTCAGCGGATCGGCGGCGGTCCCCGTCGCGTCCCACTCGCGAGACGGACAGACCTGGATGGAGGCGCGGTGGCGACCCGAGTGACGGCCGTCGTGGTCGACGACCACCCGGCGGTGCGCGCCGGCGTGGCGTACTGGCTGGTCGCCGGCGACCCGCCGATCGACGTCGTCGCGGACGGCGAAGACGTCAAGGCCGCTTGGCTGGGCGCGGGCGCGGCCGCCGACGTGGTCATCTTCGACCTGCACCTGGGCGGCCCCGCGCCGGCGTTCGGCGACCTGCGGCGGCTCGCCGAAGCCGGGCGCCGGGTCGTCGTCTACTCGATGCGCGCGGACGACGACGTCGCCTTGCAGTGCCTCGAGCTCGGCGCGCTGTGCTACCTGACGAAGGCCGAGGGCGCCGACCACCTGGTGGAGGCGACGCGGGCGGCGGCGCAGGACCGGCCGTACACGCCGCCGTCGCTGGCCGGGGCGCTCGCCGGGGACCGGTCGGAGGCGCGGCCGGCGCTGTCGGCGCGGGAAGCCGAGGTGCTCGTCGAATGGTTCCAGTCCGAGTCGAAGGAGTTCGTCGCGCACCGGCTCGGGATCTCGGCCAGCACGGTGAACTCGCACCTCGAGCGGATCCGCGTCAAGTACGCGCGCATCGGCCGCGAGGCGCCGACCAAGGCCGCGCTCGTCGCGCGCGCCATCCAGGACGGCCTGATCGGCGTCGACGATCTGTGACCTCCGTGTGGTGCGAACAGCCCACACCGGCGGCGCGGCGCGCGGGTTAGCGTCCCGCTGACGGAGCCGCGAGGGCACCCCGCCGGGTCGCCGCGACTGTCCTGGGGGCGGCCGCGGCGCTCCGGCTCCGCCCCGCCGGAACCCGTCCGGCGGGTTGTTCGAGGAGATCCATGAAGCACGTCCGCACCACCGCCCTGCTCGCCGCCGCCTTCTTCCTTTCCGCGTGCGGTAGCGAGTCCGGCCAAGCGGTGCCCGCCACCCCGACCGAGACCCCGGCGGCCCCCACGTCGGCCTCCTCCGAGTCATCGTCGACGGCTGCCGCCGCGCCGGTGGGCGACGTCACCAAGCCGGGCACCGAACTCAAGCTCGGCGAGCGCGCGGTGGTCCCGTTCAAGTACGGCACGACCAAGTCCGGCACCATCGCGATCACCGTGACGGCGATCGACAAGGGCGCCAACGCCGACCTCGCTAAGTACGGCGACAAGGCGAAGGGGATCACGCCGTTCTACCTGCGCGCGACGGTCGAGAACGTCGACGGCGCCGACCTGTCCTACGCCTCGGTGAGCCTGCGCGCCCTCGGCGCCGACGGCCGCTCGACCGGCGTGATCATCACCGGCAGCACCGACGGCTGCAAGTCCGCCACCGCGGGCAAGGACTTCACGACGGCGGGCGCGAAGTTCGAGACCTGCACCCTGCAGGGCGCCCGCGAGGGCTCGGCGGTGGAAGCGGCGACGTTCGACAAGGGCGACGGCTACGACAAGTCCCCGGTGGTCTGGAAGAACTGACCACCCCCAGGCCACGGAATTTTCGCTCAGATGAGCGAAAATTCTGTGAGCCAGGCCACCCGGAAGGCAAAAGGGTGGCAAAAGTGCCCTTCTCCCCATGGCTCTCCCGGGCGGCCCGTTCTAGCCTGGCGCCATGGAATTCGCCGTCGCGTCGACGGGTGCGCTGGAAGAATTGACGATCGCCGTCGGGGATCGGCGGCACAGTGCGCTTGCGGCCGGGCCTGAACGCGGGGAGCTCGTGCTGTTCCTGCACGGGTGGCCCGAGTTCGCCGATGCCTGGACCGAGCAGCTGCACGCGCTCGGGGAGGCCGGTTACCGGGCCGTGGCCGTCGACCAGCGGGGGTACTCGGCCGGGGCGCGGCCGGACGGGGTCGAGCACTACACTCTCGATCAGCTGGTCGGGGACGCCCTCGCCTTCGCCGGCAGCCAGGGCGCCGAGCGGTTCCACCTGGTCGCCCGCGACTGGGGTGGCATGATCGCCTGGGCACTGGCCACCTCGCACCCGGAGCGGCTGCGGTCTCTCACCGTGCTCTCCACGCCCCACCCCGCGGCGCTGCGGCGGGCGGCCGCGACCGACGACGGGCAGTTCCACGACCTCGGGTACATCCGGTTCTTCCGGCGCGGTGCCGGCAAAGCCGAGAAATACCTCTTA encodes the following:
- a CDS encoding response regulator transcription factor, whose protein sequence is MATRVTAVVVDDHPAVRAGVAYWLVAGDPPIDVVADGEDVKAAWLGAGAAADVVIFDLHLGGPAPAFGDLRRLAEAGRRVVVYSMRADDDVALQCLELGALCYLTKAEGADHLVEATRAAAQDRPYTPPSLAGALAGDRSEARPALSAREAEVLVEWFQSESKEFVAHRLGISASTVNSHLERIRVKYARIGREAPTKAALVARAIQDGLIGVDDL
- a CDS encoding alpha/beta fold hydrolase, yielding MEFAVASTGALEELTIAVGDRRHSALAAGPERGELVLFLHGWPEFADAWTEQLHALGEAGYRAVAVDQRGYSAGARPDGVEHYTLDQLVGDALAFAGSQGAERFHLVARDWGGMIAWALATSHPERLRSLTVLSTPHPAALRRAAATDDGQFHDLGYIRFFRRGAGKAEKYLLRDEATQLRAVYSRRIPVEIVERSIARLSEPGALTATLNWYRGATDDDFDIPAGRITVPTLYLWGREDPYLGQSAAELTVHHIDAEYRFQILEGASQWMAMEAPDEVIALLLDHVGRH